Genomic DNA from Arthrobacter sp. B1I2:
ATGAGACAACACTACTCCCGCGTAGACCGGGGCCTTCCCGGCGCTTTGAGCAGGCCAAAGGCGGCGAACCCGCCATGGTCAGCACCTTCGGGAACATTTGAGACAATGTCATGGTGAACCGAGCATCCTTGGATAAGCGTCCGGACGAAGTAGCCACGATGTTTGACGACGTCGCACCGAAATACGACGTCGTCAACGATGTCCTCTCCATGGGGCAGACCCGCCGCTGGCGGAAAATCGTGGTGGACGCGATGGAAGTCTCCAGGGGCCAGCGGGTCCTGGACCTCGCGGCCGGAACGGGTACCTCCAGCGAGCCATATGCCGACGCCGGCATAGATGTAGTGGCCTGCGACTTCTCCCTCGGCATGCTCAAGGTGGGCAAGCGCCGCCGCCCCGACATCGACTTCATCGCCGGTGACGCCACCAACCTGCCGTTCGCGGACGACACCTTCGACGCCACCACCATCTCCTTCGGTCTGCGGAACGTGAACGAGCCCAAGAAGGCGTTGCAGGAGATGCTCCGCGTCACCAAGCCGGGCGGACGCCTGGTCATCGCTGAATTCTCGCAGCCCGTGGTTCCGCTGTGGCGCACCATGTACACCGAATACCTCATGCGGGCGCTGCCGGCCATCGCCGTCAAGGTCGCCTCCAACCCGGACGCCTACGTCTATCTGGCCGAGTCCATCCGCGCGTGGCCGGACCAGGACCACCTGGCCGCCTGGCTGCAGGAAAGCGGCTGGGAGAACGTCACCTACCGCAACCTCACCGGCGGCATCGTGGCGGTCCACCGTGCGTTCAAGCCCGCCTCCCCGTCCAACGGTGCTGCTGCCGCCATCGCCGCGCACAAGGGCCCGGTGGCCAAGCTGCGCCGCAACATCGTCCGCTGACCTGTGAACGTACTGATTGTCGGTGCGGGTCCGGCAGGATCCACCGCCGCGTACTACCTCGCCAAGGCCGGCCTCGAGGTCACGGTGTTGGAAAAAACCAGCTTCCCGCGCGAGAAGGTCTGCGGTGACGGGCTGACGCCCCGCGCCGTCCGCGAGATCCAGAAGCTCGGCCTGCCGCACCTGGAGAACGACGGCTGGCGCCGGAACAAGGGCCTCCGCCTGATTGCCGGCGGCCGCACCATCGAACTGCCCTGGCCCGAGGTGTCCGACTTCCCGCAATACGGCCTGATCCGCACCCGGCTGGGCTTCGACGAGGAATTGGCCCGGCACGCGCAGGCCGCCGGTGCCACCATCCTCGAGCGGCACAGCGTCACCGATGCCCTCCGGAACGACGCCGGCCGCGTCACCGGGGTCCGCGCAGCGCTCCTCGACGAGTCCGGACGCAAGACGGGACAGACGCGCGAGTTCAGTGCCGACGTCGTCCTCGCTGCCGATGGAAACTCCACGCGCACCGCAGTGTCCCTGGGAATCCAGAAGCGTGACGACCGCCCCCTCGGGGTGGCCGTCCGCACGTACTTCACCTCGCCGCGCACGGATGACGACTGGATGGAAGGCTGGCTGGAGCTTCCCGGGCGCGACGGAAAACTGCTCCCCGGCTACGGCTGGGTGTTCGGCGTGGGCGACGGCACCTCCAACGTGGGCCTGGGCATCCTGAACTCCTCCCAGGAATTCGGCAAGCTCGACTACAAGCAGGTGCTCCGCGAATGGACCGCCGGCATGCCCGCAGAGTGGGGCTTCACGCCCGAAAACCAGGTGGGGGAGATCCGCGGTGCGGCCCTGCCCATGGGCTTCAACCGCACTCCGCATTACTCGCCGGGCCTGCTCCTGCTGGGCGACGCCGGCGGCATGGTCTCCCCCTTCAACGGCGAGGGCATCTCCTACGCCATGGAGTCCGCGCGCTTCGCCGCCGAGTTCATCATCGACGCCTCCTCGCGCGCGGCTGCTTCGGGCGGGACGTACGACGCCGATGCGCACCTTTCAACGTACGCGGACTATGTGCGGGACCAGTGGGGCTCGCACTTCACGCTGGGGCGGGCTTTTGCCGCGCTCATCGGGAAGCCGGCCGTCATGAAACTCGCGCTGCGCACGGGCATGCCCATCCCCGTGCTGATGCGGTTCGTGGTCCGGCTCCTTGCCAACCTCACGGACCCCGCCGCCAAGGGATTCGAGGACCGGGTAATCCGCGTCCTGGAATCGCTGGTCCCGGCCACAACCAATACATCCAATGCCCCGTCAGCTCCGAACCAGCGGTATCCGCAACAAAAAGTTAGGGTTAACCCGTGACCAAATCCGCAGACCACAGCTGGACGCACGCCGGGCACGGCCTGCCGGACTCCGAACCCAGCCTCAACACCACCGCTATCGCCACGGGCCTCCAGCTGCCGGCAGGCTTCGCGGCCATCGCGGGGGATGCTGAACTGGGCCCGGCCATCACCAACAACCTGGCCAAGGTGGAGAAGAAGCTCCGCGAAGCCATCGCCAACTCGGATCCCCTGGCTGACGCAACGTCGCGGCACCTGGTGGAAGCCGGCGGCAAGCGCATCCGGCCGCTGCTGACCCTGCTCTGCGCCCACCTCGGCGACGCGTCCCTGCCCGCAGTGGTGCAGGCCGCCGTCGTGGTTGAACTGACGCACCTCGCCACGCTGTACCACGACGACGTTATGGACTCGGCCCCCTTCCGCCGCGGCGCCCCCACCGCCCACGAAGTATGGGGCAACTCGGTTGCAGTGTTGACTGGCGACCTGATCTTTGCCCGGGCCTCAATCCTGGTATCCGAGCTCGGAGGGCGTGCCCTGGGAATCCAGGCCCGCACCTTTGAGCGGCTGTGCCTGGGCCAGTTGCATGAAACTGTGGGACCCCGCCCGGACGAGGACCCGGTGGAGCACTACCTCTCCGTGATCGCGGACAAGACCGGGTCGCTGGTGGCGGCCTCCGGACAGTTCGGCGCCATCTTCTCCGGCGCCGATGAAGCCTTCGAGGACATCCTGGTGGAATACGGCGAGAAGGTCGGCGTGGCTTTCCAGCTGGCCGACGACGTCATCGATGTCACCGGTGTGAAGGTCAAGTCCGGCAAGTCCCCGGGAACCGACCTGCGCGAAGGCGTTCCCACCCTGCCCGTGTTGCTGCTGCGCAGGGCTGCCGCTGATGGTGACCGGTCCGCCGTCGACCTTTTGACACTGATTGACGGCGACCTGTCCTCCGACGAAGCCCTTGCCGCTGCCGTTGCCGGGCTGCGTGAGCACCCTGTTACGGCCGAGTCCTGGGTGGTGGCACGCCGGTGGGCCGACGAGGCGATTGCTGCCCTGGCTCCGCTGCCTGAGGGTGTGGTCAAGGAGTCGCTGTCCAACTTCGCGCTGGCTGTGGTGGACCGCGCCAGCTGATCCAGAGTTTGTGGGGAGTCCGGTTCCTCTGGTTGATCCAGCCGTGAGGTGCCGGGCTTCTTCTTTGCCTGCTTAACGGGACAGCCCCGGTCCGCAGCAACCGAAGCTGCTGTGAACCGGGGCTATCTCTCCGTTCGCATCAGACCCGCCGGAGGCGTTTAGCGGATCCGTGAATAGCTTATGACAGCTTTGTCACAATGTGCAAGTCCTTTGTTACTGCCGCTGTCAAAGATTCTTCAGCGGGCACTGTCTTGCCGTGGCGGGGCACTTTGCGGCCTTTCCGCTGCTGGCAGGGCACATGTCTCGGCGAGTCCGTGTCGAAGTGCCCAGCGACCGCATTGTCCACATAACGGTGGCTGGCACTACTGCCTGCGGACGGGCCCGCGTCACCGTGAAGGCATGGATATTGAGGCTTTTCTCCGCCGCCGCGGAGGCGTGGCACGCACTGAAACACTCCGCAGGGCCGGATTCGCGAGGACGCGCCTGGACAAGGCTGTAGCAGCAGGATGCATCGTCCGGGTCCGGCGGGGTGTCTATGGCCTGCCGAATGAAGCCGGCGTGCTCGGTTTTGCTCTGCAGCACAATGCGTTATTGACCTGCCTGTCCGCCGCGCCTGCCTACCAGCTGTGGACCGTGGAAAAGGCCGGCGTGGTCCATCTGAGCCCTGGGCACAGGAAGGCAGTGCCGGGAACCGTAACCCACGGCCGGATCCTCCATCCTGTCCACCCATGGCTGCCGGTGGCGGGTTTGGCGGACGTCCTCATCCATGCCCAGCATTGCCTGCCTGTGCTGGAAGCCCTGGTCATGGTTCAGTGTGCGGCGCAGCGGGGTGATGTCACCCTGGAATTCCTGCGCAGCAAACTTGCCGGGAACCGCAACGCCCGCGCCAGGGCCGTGCTGAATCACGTGATTCCCCGGGCGGATTCAATCCTGGAGGTGCTGGCCAACTACCACTTCCGGAACGCCGGCCTCCATGTTCGCAGGCATGTAGAGCTCCCGGGCGTGGGCGAGGTGGATTTCCTGATTGAGGACTGCCTTGTGGTGGAAACCGACGGGGCCACCCATTTGGAAGCGAAGCAGGTCAAAAAGGACCGCACGCGCAACAACGCCACAGTCATAGGAGGACGTCTGTGCCTGCGGTTCGGCTATGACGACGTAGTCCATCATCCGGAGCGGATGGTGGCCCAAGTGCTGGCGGTGCTGGAGCAGAGCCGTCAGGGGGCCTTCAGCGCTACATGAGTCCCGCGGTCGTGGGGCACTTTGCCGCTGCTGCAACGGTATAACTGGCTGGAGTGACGGGGTGTCCGTGTCAAAGTGCCCCACGAAGGGGTGCGCCCCCAAAAGCGGGAGAGGCCTTACTCTTCCTCTTCGTCCTCGAACGCCCACTCGAACATGTCGAAGACGAACTCGGAGAAGGTGCCTTCCTCCGACTTCCACTGGCCGCGGGCGTTGTTGCGGCGGTAGACAATGGGGTCCGGGACGGTGAGGTCGCCCACGCGGAAGCCCCAGGTGAACTGTTCCTCTTCATCCTCGAGGAACATGAGGAAGCCCTCGTCATCGACCTCGAGCTCTTCCGGATCCCAGAAGTAGTGGTACGCCTCCATCAGGTCCTCGCAGCCGCCCAGGGCGAGGTAGAACTCCCGCAGGACCAGGGGGATCTGGAACTGGTGCTCCGCGAGGGCCTTGTCCAGTTCCTCGGGAGTCAGGCCGTCCGCTTCCTGCCATTCATCCTCGAGATACTTCGGAACAAGCGCGCGGAACTTCTCGAGGAACATGTCAGTCATGTTCATATCCTAGCCAATCCGGAGCCACCCAAAATGACATCCGGGACAACCCTCACAGGCCTGTATCCGCGGCCCTGCGGTGCCACCCGCGGACGGCAAGCGGCGCCTGCCAGGACCGCCGCCAGGCCAGGACCCGGAAGGTGAAAACCACTGCCGCGATACCCGCTGCCGTCAGCACGTTGAACACGCCGAACACCCACAGCACCGCCGTCAGCGAAGAACCCAAGAACGCGGGCAGCGCATAGATATCCTTCGGGTTGAACAGCTCGGGAACCTCATTGGCGGTGATGTCCCGCAGCAGTCCGCCGCCCACCGCCGTCGTCACCCCCAGCAGCACGGACGCCACCGGGTTGAGCCCGGTGGCGAGTGCCTTGAGCGTGCCGGTCATGCAGAACAGGGCCAGGCCGGCGGCGTCGAACAGGACCAGCAACGACGTGTACCGCTGGACGCTGGAGAACAGGAAGAACACCAGCACGGTTGCCAGCAGCGGCGGGGCCAGGTATGCCGGGTTGGTGAAGGCCGCCGGAACAATGCCCAGGATGATGTCGCGGATGACGCCGCCGCCCAGCCCCACCAGGGAAGCCAGCAGCAGCGACCCGACAATGTCGATTTGCTTGCGTGCCGCCAGCAGGGAGCCCGAGACGGCAAAGAAGAACACGCCCAGCAGATCCAGCCATACCGGGGAGTTGTCAAAGGCGAATGTCATGGGGCATCCCGGTATTTCAAAGAGGGCGGACAGGGCGGCTCCAACGTTACGCTAGCCCCTATGAACAGCCCCATCATGATCGCCTGTGCCCATGGGACGTCCAACACACAGGGGGCCGCGGAGGTCAACGCCCTGCGTGCCGCCATCGCTGGGCTGCGGCCGGGACTTGATGTCCGGGAGGCCTACGTGGACGTCCAGCAGCCGGACCTGGTGGATGTGGTGGCCGGACTGCCCGAGGGCGAGCCCGCCGTCGTGGTTCCGTTGCTGCTCAGCGTTGGCTACCACGTGAAGGTGGACATCGCGCGGGCCGTGAAGAGCCGGCCGGGCAGTGCGGCCGCCGCGCCGCTCGGCCCCGACCCGCGCCTGGCCAAACTGCTGGACCAGCGGCTGCGCGAGGCCGGCACCACGGACAACGACGTGATCGTCCTTGCCGCGGCCGGCTCGTCCAACCCCAACGCCGCCGTCAGCGTCGAGGAACTGCTGGGCCAGCTGCGTGAGCTGCGGTCCAACCGCATCGTGGCCGCCTATGGTGCCTCGGCGAAGCCGTCCGTGCCCGACGCCGTTGCCATGCTTCGGGAGGAACTGGCCGGGGGTGCCGGGGCGGGGGAGTCCGCGGGCGCAGTGGACGTGGGCGGCCGCGTCGTGATTGCCTCCTATCTCCTGGCCCCGGGCTTCTTCCATGACCAGCTGGCCAAGGCGGGGGCCGACGTCGTGACCGAACCCCTGCTGCCGTCCCCGGTGCTTGCTGGGATTGCGCTGGACAGGTATGACGCCGCCGTCGGCAAAGCCCGTGAAGCCGCCACGCAGGGGCGGCCCGAAACAGCCGCGGAGGCCCTTGCGAAAGCCCCGGAAGAAGTCCCCTCGGAACCCGCGGCGGATGCACAGGGAGGTGGCTTCTTCAAGGCCGTCCGGCGTTTCGTGACGAAATATTTCCCTAGGTGACTTAGCGTTTCCGGTCCTTTGTGACGCAAATCGGCGGCGACCTACAGTCGATGCATGACTGATACAGCTCTTGCCGGAGCGTCTGCGGACTCCGCTGCCCCCAAGCGCCCCGCACGCCCGTCCCGCCCCGCTGCGAAGCCGCACGGCCAGTGGAAGGTGGACGGCAAGACGCCGCTGAACGCCAACGAAACCTGGAAGCAGGAAGACGACGGCCTTAACGTCCGGGAGCGTATCGAGTCCATCTACGCCAAGGAGGGCTTCGACGCCATCCCCGGCCAGGACCTGCACGGCCGGTTCCGCTGGTGGGGCCTCTACACCCAGCGCAAGCCCGGGATCGACGGCGGCAAGACCGCAACACTTGAGCCGCACGAGCTCGAGGACAAGTACTTCATGCTCCGGGTGAGGATCGACGGCGGCGCGCTCACCACCGAGCAGCTGCGGGTCATCGGCCAGGTTTCCGTGGACTTCGCGCGTGACTCGGCCGACCTCACCGACCGCCAGAACATCCAGCTGCACTGGATCCGCGTGGAGGACATCCCCGAGATCTGGAACCGGCTGGAAGCTGTTGGCCTGTCCACCACCGAAGCCTGCGGCGACGTTCCCCGCGTCATCCTGGGCTCGCCCGTGGCCGGCATCGCCAAGGACGAGATCATCGACCCCACCCCGCTCATTGAAGAGCTGGGGGAGCGGTTCATCGGCAACCCGCTGCTGTCCAACCTGCCGCGCAAGTACAAGACCGCCATCACCGGCCACCCCAGCCAGGACGTGGTGCACGAGATCAACGATTTCGGTTTGGTGGGCATGATCCACCCTGAACTCGGCACAGGCTACGACCTGTGGGTGGGCGGCGCGCTCGCCACCAACCCGATGCTGGCCAAGCGCCTGGGCGCCTTCGTCACGCCTGAGCAGGCCGCCGACGTGTGGCTCGGCGTCACCAGCATCTTCCGCGACTACGGCTACCGCCGCATGCGCACCAAGGCCCGCCTGAAGTTCCTGCTCGCCGACTGGGGTCCGGAGAAGTTCCGCCAGATCCTCGAGGACGAATACCTGGGCTACAAGCTGGCCGACGGTCCGGCCGCGCCCAAGCCCACCACCCCCGGCGACCACATCGGCGTCCACGAGCAGAAGGACGGCAAGTTCTTCATCGGCGCCACCCCGCTGGCCGGGCGCCTTTCCGGTGCCCAGCTGGTCAAGCTCGCAGACACGCTCGAGGCCCGCGGTTCCCGGCGCCTGCGCACCACACCGCACCAGAAACTGGTGGTCCTGGACGTGGAGAAGGACCAGGTGGAGCCGCTCGTGGCCGAACTGGACGCCCTGGGCCTGTCCGCCCGCCCGTCCGTGTTCCGCCGCGGCACCATCGCCTGCACCGGCATCGAGTACTGCAAGCTGGCCATCGTGGAGACCAAGTACACCGCCGCCACCGCCGTGGCAGAGCTGGAACGCCGTTTGGCCGACCTCGCCGACTCGGGCCAGCTGCCGCAGGCACTGTCGCTGCACATCAACGGCTGCCCCAACTCCTGCGCGCGCATCCAGACGGCGGACATCGGCCTCAAGGGCATGATGCTGCCAACGCCCGACGGCGACCCCTCCCCGGGTTTCCAGGTCCACCTGGGCGGCGGGCTGGCTTCCAGCGACCGCGAGGAAGCAGGCCTGGGGCGCACCGTCCGCGGCCTGAAGGTGTACGTCGATGACCTGCCCGACTACGTGGAGCGCGTAGTCCGCACCTTCGTTGCCCAGCGGGCCGAGGGCCAGACCTTCGCCGAATGGGCCCACGCAGCAGACGAGGAGGCACTCCAGTAATGCCAAAACACGTGGCACCTGCACCTGCCAAGCGCCCTGTCGAGGAGCTCAAGGCCCTCGCCGAAGCCGGTGCTGCCGAGCTCGGCTGGGACGCCCCGGCCCGCGATGTGATCGCGTGGGTGGAGCGCAATTTCGAACTGCCCGCCGTCGCCGTCGCCTGCTCCATGGCCGACGCCGTCCTGCCCGCCCTGGTCGCGGACCAGATACCCGGCGTCGACGTCCTGTTCCTGGAGACCGGCTACCACTTCCCGGAAACCTACGCCACGCGTGACGAGGTGGCCGCAAACCTCCGCGTCAACGTGGTGGACGTGCTCCCGGAAACCACCGTGGAGCAGCAGGACCGGCTGCTGGGCAAGGACCTCTTTGCCCGCGACGCCGCCCAGTGCTGCGCCCTGCGCAAGGTGGCCCCGCTGCAGCGCACCCTGGCCGGCTACGAGCTCTGGTTCACCGGCGTCCGCCGCGACGAGGCCCCCACCCGGACTAACACGCCGCTGGTGACGTGGGATGAGAAGAACGGCCTGGTCAAGGTCAACCCGATGGCCGCCTGGACGTTCGACCAGCTGGTCCAGTACTCGGACGACAACCTCCTGCCCGTCAACCCGCTGCTTTCCCAGGGCTACCCCTCCATTGGCTGCCAGCCCTGCACCCGCAAGGTGGCGCCCGGCGAGGATCCCCGCGCCGGCCGCTGGGCAGGATCCGACAAGACAGAATGCGGACTTCACGTATGAGCACTTACCTATCCGAGGAGACTCCCCAGGTGACTGACGCCGCCGTTTCCACGCGCCTCTCCAGCCTGGACACGCTCGAGTCCGAGGCCATCCACATCATCCGCGAGGTGGTCGCCGAGTTCGAGAAGCCCGCGCTGCTGTTCTCGGGCGGCAAGGACTCCGTGGTGATGCTGCACCTGGCCACCAAGGCGTTCTGGCCCGGCAAGGTGCCGTTCCCCGTGCTGCACGTGGACACCGGGCACAACTTCCCCGAGGTCCTCGATTTCCGCGACCGCACGGTGGAGCGGCTGGGCCTGAAGCTGGTGGTGGGCTCCGTGCAGGAATTCATCGACCGCGGCGAGCTCGCCGAGCGCGCCGACGGCACCCGCAACCCGCTGCAGACGGTTCCGCTGCTGGATGCCATCCAGCAGAACAAGTTCGACGCCGTCTTCGGCGGCGGCCGCCGCGACGAGGACAAGGCCCGGGCCAAGGAGCGCATCCTGAGCCTGCGCGACGAATTCGGCCAGTGGGACCCGCGCAACCAGCGTCCCGAGCTGTGGAACCTGTACAACGGCCGCCACACCGTGGGCCAGCACGTCCGCGCGTTCCCCATCAGCAACTGGACCGAGCTGGACATCTGGCGCTACATCGAACGCGAGAACATCGAGCTGCCCGGCCTCTACTACGCCCATGAGCGTGAGGTCTTCGCCCGCGACGGCATGTGGCGTGCAGTGGGCGAAGTGTCCCAGCCGCGCGAGGGCGAGGCAGTCATCACCAAGACCGTCCGCTACCGGACCGTGGGGGACATGTCCTGCACAGGTGCCGTTGAGTCGAACGCGTTCAGCGTGTCCGACGTCGTGGTTGAAGTCGCCGCCTCCACCCTGACCGAACGTGGCGCCACCCGTGCGGATGACCGCATCTCCGAGGCCGCCATGGAAGACCGCAAGAAGGACGGGTACTTCTAATGACCACGATTTCTGAAATTCCGACAGGCTCAATCAACGAGGCCCTGCCCACCACGCTCTTCCGGTTCGCCACGGCAGGATCGGTCGACGACGGCAAGTCCACTTTGGTGGGCCGCCTCCTTCACGATTCCAAGGCCATCCTGGCCGACCAGCTCGACGCCGTCGCCCGCACCTCGGCTGACCGCGGCTTCGGCGGGGAAAAAGGCGGCATCGACCTGGCCCTCCTGACCGACGGCCTGCGTGCCGAGCGCGAACAGGGCATCACCATCGACGTGGCCTACCGCTACTTCGCCACCGACCGCCGCAGCTTCATCCTGGCCGACTGCCCCGGGCACGTCCAGTACACCAAGAACACGGTGACCGGCGCGTCCACCGCGGACGCCGTCGTCGTGCTCATTGACGCCCGCAAGGGTGTGCTGGAGCAGACCCGCCGGCACCTGTCCGTACTGCAGCTGCTGCGTGTGGCCCACGTGATCGTTGCCGTGAACAAGATCGACCTGGTGGGCTTCAGCGAATCCGTGTTCCGCGACATCGAAGCCGACGTGCAGCAGGTGGGCCGCGAGCTGGGCCTGGGCCGTGACGAATTAAATGCGGGCGGCATCACTGATCTGACCGTCATCCCCGTGTCTGCCCTCGACGGCGACAACGTGGTGGAGCGCTCCGAGCGCACCCCCTGGTACATCGGACCTGCCCTGCTCGAGGTCCTCGAGACCCTGCCCGCCGCCGACGAGCTCGAAAGCCACCTGGAGAGCTTCCGCTTCCCGGTGCAGCTGGTCATCCGGCCGCAGGGCGCCCTGGCTCCCGATGCCGTCGCCGCCGGGCTGGACGTGGAGGCGTTCCGTGACTACCGCGCGTACGCCGGCCAGATCACCGAAGGTTCCGTGAAGGTGGGGGACCAGGTGTCCGTGCTGACCCCGGGCCAGTCCCCGCGCACCACCACCGTGGCGGGCATCGACTTCGCCGGCGCCTCGCTGGGGGAAGCCGCCGCCCCGCAGTCGGTGGCCATCCGCCTGGCAGACGAGTTCGACGTCGCCCGCGGTGACACCATCGCCGCCGCCGGCACCGTCCGCGAAGCCTCCGCCGACCTGTACGCGGCCCTCTGCTGGCTCTCGCCCAAGCCGCTGCGCGAAGGCCAGAAAGTGCTGGTCAAGCACGGCACCCGCACCGTCCAGGCCATGGTCCGCAATGTCACCGGCAAACTGGACCTGGCCTCCTTCAAGCTGGAGCCGGCATCCAACCTTGAACTGAACGACATCGGGCACGCGCAACTCCGGCTCGCCGCGCCGCTGCCGCTGGAGAACTACCTGCACCACCGCCGGACCGGTGCGTTCCTGGTCATCGACCCGCTGGACGGCAACACCCTTGCCGCCGGCCTGGTCAAGGACCACCCGGGCGACCACGAGGACGAGCGCTACAGCATCTAGCGCCCACGAAACCGCGGCTTGTTCGCAAAACCTGACTATCAAGGACTGGTTTTGCGAACAAGCCGCGGTTTTGTCGTTTCGTATTCCGGGTAGGAGGCGAAGCATGGAGACCATCAGCCCAAAACTCCTCAACTGGGCCTCGATCCTGGATGAGAAGACCCGCGAGCAGGCAGTCAAGACGGCCAGCCTGCCGTTCATCTACCCGCACCTGGCGCTGATGCCCGACGCACACCTGGGCAAGGGGGCCACTGTGGGTTCGGTCATCCCCACGCTGCGCGCCATCATCCCCGCGGCAGTTGGCGTGGACATCGGCTGCGGCATGATCGCGGTCCGCACCCAGTACTCCGTGAAGGACCTGCCGAAGGACCGGAAGAGGCTCCGCGAGGACATCGAGCGGGTCATCCCCTTGTCCGCAGGGCACAACAACAGGAAGGTCCTTCCCACGGCCGAGCCGCGGGTCGCCGAGCTGAAGGCTCTGGCAGCCAGGGCCGGTTTCAACCCGGCCCAGTATGTTGCCAAGTGGGAGCTGCAGCTGGGGTCCCTGGGGTCGGGCAACCATTTCATCGAGATCTCAGCAGATGAGGACGACGGCGTCTGGCTCTTCCTGCATTCGGGCTCGCGGGGCATCGGCAACAGGATCGCCCAGCACCACATCGGTGTGGCCCAGAACGTTACCCGCAAAAACCAGATCTACCTGCCGGACCCGGACCTGGCGTACCTGGACGAGGGCACGCCGCAGTTCGATCGGTACATCGCCGAGCTGCGCTGGGCCCAGCACTTCGCCCTGCTGAACCGGGAGGAAATGATGGACCGCGTGGCCGCCCAGTTCAGCCGCTGGGTGGGCGGTCCGGTCCGGGAACGCGAGCGGATCAACTGCCACCACAACTTCACCGAGCAGGAGACGCACTACGGCAAGCCGGTATGGGTGTCCCGCAAGGGGGCCATCAAAGCCGGCAACGGCGATCCCGGACTGA
This window encodes:
- a CDS encoding demethylmenaquinone methyltransferase — its product is MNRASLDKRPDEVATMFDDVAPKYDVVNDVLSMGQTRRWRKIVVDAMEVSRGQRVLDLAAGTGTSSEPYADAGIDVVACDFSLGMLKVGKRRRPDIDFIAGDATNLPFADDTFDATTISFGLRNVNEPKKALQEMLRVTKPGGRLVIAEFSQPVVPLWRTMYTEYLMRALPAIAVKVASNPDAYVYLAESIRAWPDQDHLAAWLQESGWENVTYRNLTGGIVAVHRAFKPASPSNGAAAAIAAHKGPVAKLRRNIVR
- a CDS encoding geranylgeranyl reductase family protein; the encoded protein is MNVLIVGAGPAGSTAAYYLAKAGLEVTVLEKTSFPREKVCGDGLTPRAVREIQKLGLPHLENDGWRRNKGLRLIAGGRTIELPWPEVSDFPQYGLIRTRLGFDEELARHAQAAGATILERHSVTDALRNDAGRVTGVRAALLDESGRKTGQTREFSADVVLAADGNSTRTAVSLGIQKRDDRPLGVAVRTYFTSPRTDDDWMEGWLELPGRDGKLLPGYGWVFGVGDGTSNVGLGILNSSQEFGKLDYKQVLREWTAGMPAEWGFTPENQVGEIRGAALPMGFNRTPHYSPGLLLLGDAGGMVSPFNGEGISYAMESARFAAEFIIDASSRAAASGGTYDADAHLSTYADYVRDQWGSHFTLGRAFAALIGKPAVMKLALRTGMPIPVLMRFVVRLLANLTDPAAKGFEDRVIRVLESLVPATTNTSNAPSAPNQRYPQQKVRVNP
- a CDS encoding polyprenyl synthetase family protein, whose protein sequence is MTKSADHSWTHAGHGLPDSEPSLNTTAIATGLQLPAGFAAIAGDAELGPAITNNLAKVEKKLREAIANSDPLADATSRHLVEAGGKRIRPLLTLLCAHLGDASLPAVVQAAVVVELTHLATLYHDDVMDSAPFRRGAPTAHEVWGNSVAVLTGDLIFARASILVSELGGRALGIQARTFERLCLGQLHETVGPRPDEDPVEHYLSVIADKTGSLVAASGQFGAIFSGADEAFEDILVEYGEKVGVAFQLADDVIDVTGVKVKSGKSPGTDLREGVPTLPVLLLRRAAADGDRSAVDLLTLIDGDLSSDEALAAAVAGLREHPVTAESWVVARRWADEAIAALAPLPEGVVKESLSNFALAVVDRAS
- a CDS encoding type IV toxin-antitoxin system AbiEi family antitoxin domain-containing protein is translated as MDIEAFLRRRGGVARTETLRRAGFARTRLDKAVAAGCIVRVRRGVYGLPNEAGVLGFALQHNALLTCLSAAPAYQLWTVEKAGVVHLSPGHRKAVPGTVTHGRILHPVHPWLPVAGLADVLIHAQHCLPVLEALVMVQCAAQRGDVTLEFLRSKLAGNRNARARAVLNHVIPRADSILEVLANYHFRNAGLHVRRHVELPGVGEVDFLIEDCLVVETDGATHLEAKQVKKDRTRNNATVIGGRLCLRFGYDDVVHHPERMVAQVLAVLEQSRQGAFSAT
- a CDS encoding trimeric intracellular cation channel family protein, with product MTFAFDNSPVWLDLLGVFFFAVSGSLLAARKQIDIVGSLLLASLVGLGGGVIRDIILGIVPAAFTNPAYLAPPLLATVLVFFLFSSVQRYTSLLVLFDAAGLALFCMTGTLKALATGLNPVASVLLGVTTAVGGGLLRDITANEVPELFNPKDIYALPAFLGSSLTAVLWVFGVFNVLTAAGIAAVVFTFRVLAWRRSWQAPLAVRGWHRRAADTGL
- a CDS encoding sirohydrochlorin chelatase; its protein translation is MNSPIMIACAHGTSNTQGAAEVNALRAAIAGLRPGLDVREAYVDVQQPDLVDVVAGLPEGEPAVVVPLLLSVGYHVKVDIARAVKSRPGSAAAAPLGPDPRLAKLLDQRLREAGTTDNDVIVLAAAGSSNPNAAVSVEELLGQLRELRSNRIVAAYGASAKPSVPDAVAMLREELAGGAGAGESAGAVDVGGRVVIASYLLAPGFFHDQLAKAGADVVTEPLLPSPVLAGIALDRYDAAVGKAREAATQGRPETAAEALAKAPEEVPSEPAADAQGGGFFKAVRRFVTKYFPR
- a CDS encoding nitrite/sulfite reductase, encoding MTDTALAGASADSAAPKRPARPSRPAAKPHGQWKVDGKTPLNANETWKQEDDGLNVRERIESIYAKEGFDAIPGQDLHGRFRWWGLYTQRKPGIDGGKTATLEPHELEDKYFMLRVRIDGGALTTEQLRVIGQVSVDFARDSADLTDRQNIQLHWIRVEDIPEIWNRLEAVGLSTTEACGDVPRVILGSPVAGIAKDEIIDPTPLIEELGERFIGNPLLSNLPRKYKTAITGHPSQDVVHEINDFGLVGMIHPELGTGYDLWVGGALATNPMLAKRLGAFVTPEQAADVWLGVTSIFRDYGYRRMRTKARLKFLLADWGPEKFRQILEDEYLGYKLADGPAAPKPTTPGDHIGVHEQKDGKFFIGATPLAGRLSGAQLVKLADTLEARGSRRLRTTPHQKLVVLDVEKDQVEPLVAELDALGLSARPSVFRRGTIACTGIEYCKLAIVETKYTAATAVAELERRLADLADSGQLPQALSLHINGCPNSCARIQTADIGLKGMMLPTPDGDPSPGFQVHLGGGLASSDREEAGLGRTVRGLKVYVDDLPDYVERVVRTFVAQRAEGQTFAEWAHAADEEALQ
- a CDS encoding phosphoadenylyl-sulfate reductase translates to MPKHVAPAPAKRPVEELKALAEAGAAELGWDAPARDVIAWVERNFELPAVAVACSMADAVLPALVADQIPGVDVLFLETGYHFPETYATRDEVAANLRVNVVDVLPETTVEQQDRLLGKDLFARDAAQCCALRKVAPLQRTLAGYELWFTGVRRDEAPTRTNTPLVTWDEKNGLVKVNPMAAWTFDQLVQYSDDNLLPVNPLLSQGYPSIGCQPCTRKVAPGEDPRAGRWAGSDKTECGLHV